A region of uncultured Desulfobacter sp. DNA encodes the following proteins:
- a CDS encoding DEAD/DEAH box helicase yields MKLLIRFIKFFFTGKPQGQDAGTATHEGRTHEPDTAFSDRETKRAETPRAKPGKPRWALENFKVPPQEGKTRFHDFKLSTGLMHAIHDLKFEYCTDIQARLLPHTLDGRDATAKAQTGTGKSATFIITLINRFVRTSVKREKKYPRALILAPTRELVHQIEKDFKGLAKYSHLRIISVFGGTGYHKQQTILTEKPVDVIAATPGRLLDFISKKMIDLSRVEIVVIDEADRMLDMGFIPDVRRLIYMTPHKDKRQTLFFSATLTDEVLRLAESWTRDAVRIEIDPEQAAAQSITQIVYLTTENDKFKNVCNLLISENLERVIIFVNRKDTARYLSEKLSRYGQNADVLSGDVAQDKRFKVLNRFKTGDLNVLVATDVAARGLHIENISHVINYDLPIEPEHYIHRIGRTGRAGASGTSVSFADEMSSFQIPKIEEILGHKISCEYPTATLEADLPDPAPRPAKQTSKQNQTKGAINGKKPYRRRKKPSKPGAVKNP; encoded by the coding sequence TTGAAGCTATTAATCCGATTTATAAAATTTTTTTTTACAGGAAAGCCCCAAGGACAAGATGCCGGCACCGCGACCCACGAAGGTCGGACTCACGAACCGGATACAGCGTTTTCTGACAGGGAAACAAAACGGGCTGAAACGCCCAGGGCCAAACCCGGAAAACCGCGCTGGGCCCTGGAAAATTTTAAGGTCCCACCCCAGGAGGGAAAAACCCGGTTCCATGATTTTAAGCTTTCCACAGGCCTGATGCATGCCATCCATGATCTGAAGTTTGAATACTGCACAGATATCCAGGCCCGGCTTCTTCCTCACACCCTTGACGGCCGGGATGCCACGGCCAAGGCCCAGACCGGAACAGGCAAAAGCGCCACCTTTATCATCACCTTGATCAACCGGTTTGTCCGCACATCCGTCAAGCGGGAAAAAAAATATCCCAGGGCTCTGATCCTTGCGCCCACCAGGGAACTGGTGCACCAGATCGAAAAGGATTTCAAGGGACTTGCCAAATATTCCCATCTTCGAATCATCTCGGTCTTTGGCGGTACGGGTTATCATAAACAACAGACCATTCTCACGGAAAAACCCGTGGATGTTATTGCAGCGACCCCGGGGCGACTTCTGGACTTTATTTCAAAAAAAATGATTGATCTGTCCAGGGTGGAAATCGTTGTCATTGACGAGGCTGACCGGATGCTGGACATGGGATTTATTCCTGATGTGCGCCGCCTGATTTACATGACACCCCACAAGGACAAACGCCAGACCCTGTTTTTTTCCGCCACCCTCACCGACGAGGTCCTTCGTCTGGCCGAATCCTGGACCCGGGATGCCGTGCGCATTGAAATTGATCCGGAACAGGCCGCCGCCCAGTCCATTACCCAGATTGTCTACCTGACCACGGAAAATGACAAATTTAAAAATGTCTGCAACCTTTTGATCAGTGAAAACCTTGAACGGGTCATCATCTTTGTAAACCGTAAGGATACGGCCCGGTATCTGTCGGAAAAATTATCCAGATACGGTCAAAATGCTGACGTCCTGTCCGGGGACGTGGCCCAGGACAAACGGTTCAAGGTGCTCAACAGGTTTAAAACAGGAGATCTCAATGTTCTGGTGGCAACGGATGTGGCGGCCCGGGGGCTTCATATTGAAAACATCAGCCATGTAATCAACTATGATCTGCCCATAGAACCCGAGCACTATATCCATCGAATCGGACGCACAGGCCGGGCGGGGGCCAGCGGCACCTCAGTCAGTTTTGCCGATGAAATGAGTTCATTTCAAATCCCGAAAATCGAAGAGATACTTGGCCACAAAATCAGCTGTGAATATCCCACGGCAACCCTTGAAGCAGATCTGCCTGACCCAGCCCCACGTCCTGCAAAGCAAACATCTAAACAAAATCAAACAAAAGGGGCTATCAACGGCAAAAAGCCGTACAGAAGAAGGAAAAAGCCCTCAAAACCGGGCGCGGTCAAAAATCCATGA
- a CDS encoding DivIVA domain-containing protein produces MGVTPLVIKQKEFSTRFRGFDVQEVDTFLEEVAKELEAQETALENFRQENHRLNLENQGYRKREESMKNAMIQSQKVLDQMKENAEKSAQVTIANAEVEAEKILNRAHKRLSQLHSDITELKRQRIQLEMQISSVLESHSKMLEMTKEENKAADESDTALKFIRRA; encoded by the coding sequence ATGGGCGTAACACCACTGGTGATTAAACAAAAAGAATTTTCCACCCGCTTCAGAGGGTTTGATGTACAGGAAGTGGATACTTTCCTTGAAGAAGTCGCAAAGGAACTTGAAGCCCAGGAAACTGCACTGGAAAATTTCAGGCAGGAAAACCATCGTCTGAATCTGGAAAATCAGGGTTATAGAAAACGCGAAGAATCAATGAAAAATGCCATGATCCAGTCCCAGAAAGTACTGGATCAGATGAAGGAAAACGCTGAGAAATCTGCCCAGGTAACAATCGCCAACGCAGAAGTTGAGGCTGAAAAAATTTTGAACCGGGCTCATAAACGTCTTTCCCAGTTGCACAGCGATATTACCGAACTTAAACGCCAGCGTATCCAGCTTGAAATGCAGATCAGTTCGGTGCTTGAGTCCCACTCAAAAATGCTTGAGATGACCAAAGAAGAAAACAAAGCGGCCGATGAATCAGACACGGCCCTGAAATTTATCCGTCGGGCCTGA
- a CDS encoding urocanate hydratase, producing MNNPFASSMTICLPDILPPETQFLPGIRRAPDRGFRLTPPQTAVALKNALRYIPEKLHDDLIPEFLKELKNRGRIYGYRFRPQGHIKARPIHDYKGRSETGKAVQVMIDNNLDFDVALYPYELVTYGETGSVCQNWMQYQLIKRYLEALTDHQTLVMQSGHPLGLFASAPDNPRVIITNGLLVGLYDNPQDWEIAVQMGVSSYGQMTAGGWMYIGPQGIVHGTYNTLLNAGRQRCGVPADGNLAGLLFVSSGLGGMSGAQPKAAKIAGAASIIAEVDYSRVLTRHEQGWVDVISHDLETVCRAAKAAVDAKENTSIAYHGNIVDLLDFLIKKKLKVDLLSDQTSCHVVYDGGYCPAGISFEARTELLAKDRAQFKRLVDESLKLHYELIQKLCAQGTYFFDYGNAFLKAVFDAGVTEVSRNGVDAKDGFVYPSYFEDIMGPIFDYGYGPFRWVCLSGKPEDLDKTDAAAMSCIDPDRRPYDRDNYVWIRDAKQNRLVVGSQARILYQDAAGRVSIALKFNEMVRTGEVSAPIMLGRDHHDPGGTDSPFRETANIYDGSNVCADMATHCFAGNAARGMSMVALHNGGGTGIGKAINGGFGLVLDGSQRVDSIIRSAMLWDVMGGVARRNWAGNPNAMQVAVDYNAQNPNGDQITIPHLADDKKVADAVNKLFD from the coding sequence ATGAACAATCCGTTCGCTTCGTCCATGACCATTTGCCTGCCGGATATCCTGCCGCCTGAAACGCAATTTCTTCCAGGGATCCGCAGGGCTCCTGACAGAGGATTTCGCCTGACCCCGCCACAGACAGCTGTGGCTTTGAAAAATGCCCTGCGTTATATTCCGGAAAAGCTTCATGATGATCTTATCCCTGAATTTTTAAAAGAGCTAAAAAACCGGGGAAGGATTTATGGTTACCGCTTTCGTCCCCAGGGGCATATCAAGGCCAGGCCCATTCATGATTACAAGGGCAGGAGTGAGACCGGCAAAGCCGTCCAGGTGATGATCGACAACAACCTTGATTTCGATGTGGCGTTGTACCCTTACGAACTGGTGACTTACGGGGAGACCGGATCTGTGTGTCAGAACTGGATGCAGTATCAGCTGATCAAACGCTATCTGGAAGCACTCACCGACCATCAGACTCTGGTGATGCAGTCTGGGCACCCCCTGGGGCTGTTTGCATCGGCACCGGACAATCCCAGGGTTATCATCACCAACGGGCTTTTAGTGGGGCTTTATGACAATCCCCAAGACTGGGAGATTGCCGTGCAGATGGGTGTGTCCTCCTATGGCCAGATGACGGCAGGCGGCTGGATGTACATCGGGCCCCAGGGGATTGTGCACGGAACTTACAATACACTGCTCAATGCCGGACGACAAAGATGCGGTGTGCCGGCGGACGGGAATCTGGCCGGACTTCTCTTTGTGTCATCCGGCCTGGGGGGCATGAGCGGAGCCCAGCCCAAGGCGGCTAAAATTGCAGGGGCGGCCTCCATCATTGCAGAGGTGGATTACTCAAGGGTTTTAACCCGGCATGAACAGGGGTGGGTGGATGTGATTTCCCATGACCTGGAAACAGTTTGCCGGGCGGCCAAAGCCGCAGTAGACGCAAAGGAGAACACATCCATTGCCTATCACGGCAACATTGTGGATCTTCTTGATTTTCTGATCAAAAAAAAGTTGAAAGTCGATCTGTTGTCGGATCAGACCTCATGCCATGTGGTGTATGACGGCGGGTACTGCCCGGCAGGGATTTCTTTTGAGGCGCGTACCGAGCTTCTGGCCAAAGACAGGGCACAGTTCAAACGCCTGGTGGATGAGAGCCTTAAACTGCATTATGAACTCATCCAAAAACTTTGTGCCCAGGGGACCTATTTCTTTGATTACGGCAATGCCTTTTTAAAAGCTGTATTTGATGCAGGTGTCACCGAAGTATCCAGAAACGGTGTGGATGCCAAGGACGGGTTTGTTTACCCTTCCTATTTTGAAGATATCATGGGCCCGATTTTCGATTACGGATACGGCCCCTTTCGCTGGGTATGCCTTTCCGGTAAACCTGAAGACCTGGATAAAACAGACGCAGCAGCCATGTCCTGCATTGATCCGGACCGCAGGCCCTATGACCGGGACAATTACGTATGGATCCGGGACGCTAAACAAAACAGACTGGTGGTGGGCTCCCAGGCCCGGATTCTTTACCAGGATGCTGCAGGCAGGGTCTCCATTGCCCTGAAATTCAATGAAATGGTCAGAACCGGTGAGGTATCCGCCCCCATCATGCTGGGCCGGGACCACCATGATCCCGGCGGTACCGATTCACCGTTCCGGGAAACCGCCAATATCTATGACGGTTCCAATGTGTGCGCCGACATGGCCACCCACTGCTTTGCCGGCAATGCCGCAAGGGGGATGAGCATGGTGGCGCTTCACAACGGTGGCGGCACCGGCATCGGCAAGGCCATCAACGGTGGATTCGGCCTGGTGCTGGACGGCAGCCAACGCGTGGATTCCATCATCAGATCCGCCATGCTCTGGGATGTCATGGGCGGGGTAGCCAGAAGAAACTGGGCCGGCAATCCCAATGCAATGCAGGTGGCGGTGGACTACAACGCCCAAAACCCCAATGGAGACCAAATCACCATCCCCCATCTGGCAGATGATAAAAAGGTTGCGGATGCAGTAAACAAATTGTTTGACTGA
- a CDS encoding YggT family protein: MLILSNLFMAVAIVLDYALNIYMWIVIASAVLSWVNPDPYNPIVRFLRKATEPVFYQIRKHIPVTFGGLDMSPIVVFLVIIFLQNFVVKSLIGMARSIG, from the coding sequence ATGTTGATATTATCTAATCTCTTTATGGCTGTTGCCATTGTTCTTGACTATGCTTTAAATATCTATATGTGGATTGTGATTGCCTCGGCCGTGCTGTCCTGGGTGAATCCGGATCCGTACAACCCCATTGTCCGGTTTCTTCGCAAGGCCACGGAACCGGTGTTTTACCAGATCCGCAAACATATTCCCGTGACCTTCGGGGGGTTGGACATGTCTCCGATTGTTGTGTTTCTCGTTATTATTTTTCTCCAGAATTTTGTTGTAAAGAGCTTGATTGGCATGGCCCGTTCGATTGGATAA
- a CDS encoding branched-chain amino acid aminotransferase: MEVKVTRVSKPGTRPKDEDLGFGTVFTDHMFVMDYEKDKGWVNARIEPYGDFSMSPASMVLHYGQAVFEGLKAYKTADGKINLYRARDNFARMNRSCQGLCIPEIDIDFVMDALKKLVKIEEAWIPETPGTSLYIRPTIVATDPYLGVRASYTYKFFIILSPVGSYYAQGLQPVKIWVCEDHVRAVRGGVGEFKTPGNYAASLLAGEKAKKEGYNQVLWLDGIELKYIEEVGAMNIFFLIDGELITPMLNGSILPGITRFSVLELAKKWGMKVSERKISIDEVIAAADKGTLQEMFGSGTAAVVSPVGELRYKDRIINIGDGNPGETCMKFYNAVTDIQYGKAEDTEGWIEAVK; this comes from the coding sequence ATGGAGGTTAAAGTTACCCGGGTATCTAAACCTGGAACCCGGCCCAAGGATGAAGATCTGGGATTTGGTACGGTGTTTACCGACCATATGTTTGTCATGGATTATGAAAAGGACAAGGGATGGGTCAATGCCCGCATTGAACCCTACGGCGATTTCTCCATGTCGCCGGCAAGCATGGTGCTGCATTACGGACAGGCCGTATTTGAGGGCCTGAAAGCTTATAAAACAGCGGATGGAAAAATCAATCTGTATAGGGCTCGTGATAACTTTGCCCGTATGAACCGTTCCTGCCAGGGCCTTTGCATTCCTGAAATTGATATCGATTTTGTCATGGATGCGCTTAAAAAACTGGTCAAGATTGAGGAAGCCTGGATTCCCGAAACCCCGGGGACATCTTTGTACATCCGGCCCACCATCGTGGCCACCGACCCCTACCTTGGTGTGAGAGCGTCCTACACATACAAATTTTTTATCATTCTTTCTCCTGTGGGATCATACTATGCCCAGGGCCTGCAGCCCGTTAAGATATGGGTTTGCGAGGACCATGTAAGAGCTGTGCGCGGCGGTGTGGGCGAATTCAAAACCCCCGGCAACTATGCAGCCAGCCTTCTGGCCGGGGAAAAGGCAAAAAAAGAAGGATACAATCAGGTTCTGTGGCTGGACGGCATCGAGCTCAAATATATTGAAGAAGTCGGGGCCATGAATATTTTCTTTCTGATTGATGGCGAGCTGATCACCCCGATGCTCAACGGCAGTATCCTGCCCGGTATTACCCGTTTTTCAGTCCTTGAGCTGGCTAAAAAATGGGGCATGAAAGTCAGTGAACGCAAGATCAGCATTGATGAGGTCATTGCCGCTGCCGACAAAGGCACCCTGCAGGAGATGTTCGGCTCCGGCACCGCAGCGGTTGTTTCCCCTGTAGGCGAGCTGCGCTATAAAGACCGGATTATAAATATCGGTGATGGGAATCCCGGTGAAACATGCATGAAATTTTATAATGCCGTAACTGACATTCAGTACGGAAAAGCTGAAGATACCGAAGGTTGGATTGAAGCTGTAAAGTAA
- a CDS encoding XRE family transcriptional regulator yields the protein MAKKKEVTHVGVRIRQARLDKKLSLDAMANETGLSKDFIKKIESGEQRPSVGTLLQLSRTLQLSSGFLLNESDDSVEARADAYTKRTDNYAYTPLSPGAENNHLKAFRIVVEAGASHEGVGFQHEGEEFAYVLNGEVEIQVGDHVNTLKTGDSLHFNSGIKHGLRNIGESDAELIVVVYAP from the coding sequence ATGGCTAAAAAGAAGGAAGTTACCCATGTAGGCGTCCGGATCAGGCAAGCCAGGCTGGACAAAAAACTCAGCCTGGATGCCATGGCCAATGAAACCGGGCTGTCAAAGGATTTTATCAAAAAAATAGAGAGCGGAGAGCAGCGGCCATCAGTGGGAACGCTGCTCCAGCTCTCACGCACCCTTCAACTGTCTTCCGGCTTTTTGCTCAATGAGTCGGATGATTCCGTAGAAGCCCGGGCCGATGCTTATACCAAGCGCACGGATAATTATGCGTATACGCCGTTGTCGCCCGGGGCTGAAAACAACCACTTAAAGGCGTTTCGCATCGTTGTAGAAGCGGGTGCCAGCCATGAAGGGGTTGGCTTTCAGCACGAGGGCGAGGAGTTTGCCTATGTGCTGAACGGAGAAGTTGAAATCCAGGTGGGGGATCATGTCAATACCTTGAAAACAGGAGACTCCCTTCATTTCAATTCAGGGATCAAGCATGGCTTGCGCAATATCGGTGAAAGCGACGCCGAATTGATTGTGGTGGTCTATGCACCCTGA
- the tatC gene encoding twin-arginine translocase subunit TatC — protein sequence MSDQEEKSPFTEHLGELRDRLIHSFIAVGVGFVVAYFFKEKLFDFLTAPLVTAMAESGNAKLIFTGLPEAFFTYLKVAFLAGIVFATPVLFYEFWMFVSPGLYREEKKYILPIIILSLIFFVGGASFGYFIVFPYGFQFFLGFTTETIQAMPSMKEYLSFASKMLLAFGFVFELPLVLTFLSRMGLVTPAFLKKNRKYALLVFFVLAAVITPPDVVTQIMMAMPLILLYEIGILGTMIFGKSSKSEIEEEEDDDDDDQDPDEQHDEQEEDISECGDKPEGDPESDDKDSELQK from the coding sequence ATGAGCGACCAGGAAGAAAAAAGTCCTTTTACCGAGCACCTGGGCGAATTGCGAGACCGCCTGATCCACTCTTTCATTGCCGTAGGTGTAGGATTTGTTGTAGCCTATTTTTTCAAAGAAAAGCTGTTTGACTTTCTGACCGCCCCTCTGGTAACCGCCATGGCAGAAAGCGGTAATGCAAAGCTGATTTTCACAGGATTGCCCGAAGCCTTTTTCACCTATCTTAAGGTGGCTTTTCTGGCAGGCATAGTCTTTGCCACCCCGGTACTGTTTTATGAATTCTGGATGTTTGTCTCACCCGGGCTCTACCGGGAAGAAAAAAAATACATTCTGCCCATTATTATTCTATCCCTTATTTTTTTTGTAGGTGGGGCCTCATTCGGGTACTTTATTGTCTTTCCATACGGGTTTCAGTTTTTTCTGGGATTTACCACGGAAACCATCCAGGCCATGCCCTCCATGAAGGAGTATCTCTCCTTTGCATCCAAAATGCTTCTGGCCTTTGGATTTGTTTTTGAGCTGCCCCTTGTACTGACCTTTTTGTCCCGCATGGGCCTGGTTACTCCGGCCTTTTTAAAGAAAAACAGGAAATATGCCCTGCTTGTTTTTTTCGTGCTTGCAGCAGTCATTACCCCGCCGGATGTGGTTACCCAGATCATGATGGCCATGCCCCTGATTCTTTTGTATGAAATCGGAATTCTCGGGACCATGATTTTCGGCAAATCATCAAAGTCAGAAATTGAAGAAGAAGAAGATGATGATGATGATGACCAAGATCCTGATGAGCAACATGATGAACAGGAAGAAGACATTTCAGAATGTGGCGACAAGCCAGAAGGCGATCCTGAATCTGATGATAAAGACAGTGAATTACAAAAATAA
- a CDS encoding acyl-CoA dehydrogenase, protein MLFKLTDEQVMIQNMVREFSRKVIAPTAAERDRTKAFPKENFKQMGELGLMGMMVPEEYGGEAADAVSYVLALSEIAYSCASTSVVMSVQNSIVCESLNKFGTKKQKKEFLVPLASGKIIGAFALTEPDAGSDPVSQTATAVKEGDEYVINGTKRFITSGESSSVVLVTAKTDETLGHKGISCFIVPKGTPGLVVGHHEDKMGLRASDTTDLIFEDCRVPAANILGKEGDGFKIAMSGLDSGRIGIAAQSLGVAQAALDAAIKYAQGRKQFGVSITKHQAIRFQIADMATKIEAARQLVLSAASMKDRGERFTREASMAKLFASEMVQEITAQAIQIHGGYGFTKDYPVERFYRDARVFTIYEGTSEIQRIVISNAVLKDKRKP, encoded by the coding sequence ATGTTATTCAAGTTAACTGATGAGCAGGTGATGATCCAGAATATGGTGCGGGAGTTTTCGCGCAAAGTCATTGCCCCCACAGCTGCGGAACGGGATAGAACCAAAGCGTTTCCCAAGGAAAATTTCAAGCAGATGGGAGAGCTCGGGCTGATGGGCATGATGGTGCCCGAAGAGTACGGCGGGGAAGCCGCAGATGCGGTATCCTATGTACTGGCACTGTCCGAGATCGCATATTCCTGTGCCTCAACCTCTGTGGTGATGTCGGTCCAGAATTCCATTGTGTGCGAATCCCTTAATAAATTCGGCACAAAAAAACAAAAAAAGGAATTTCTCGTGCCCCTGGCATCCGGGAAGATCATCGGGGCCTTTGCCCTGACAGAGCCTGATGCCGGGTCTGATCCGGTGAGCCAGACCGCCACAGCTGTAAAGGAGGGCGATGAGTACGTGATTAACGGCACCAAGCGGTTTATCACTTCCGGTGAAAGCAGCTCTGTGGTCCTTGTCACGGCCAAGACGGATGAAACCCTGGGCCATAAGGGCATATCCTGTTTTATTGTACCCAAGGGCACGCCCGGTCTTGTTGTGGGGCATCATGAAGACAAGATGGGACTGCGGGCATCGGACACCACGGACCTGATTTTTGAGGATTGCCGGGTGCCGGCCGCCAACATTCTGGGGAAAGAAGGCGACGGGTTTAAGATCGCCATGTCCGGTTTGGACAGCGGCAGGATCGGCATTGCAGCCCAGTCCCTTGGCGTGGCCCAGGCCGCCCTTGATGCGGCAATCAAGTATGCCCAGGGCCGCAAACAGTTCGGGGTTTCCATCACCAAACACCAGGCCATTCGTTTCCAGATTGCGGATATGGCCACAAAGATAGAAGCGGCCCGGCAGCTGGTTCTTTCTGCGGCCTCCATGAAGGACAGAGGCGAAAGATTCACCCGGGAAGCCTCCATGGCGAAATTATTTGCGTCTGAAATGGTTCAGGAGATCACGGCCCAGGCCATCCAGATCCACGGCGGATACGGGTTTACCAAAGATTACCCGGTGGAACGGTTTTACAGGGACGCCCGGGTCTTTACCATTTACGAAGGCACCAGCGAGATTCAACGGATTGTCATTTCCAATGCAGTACTAAAAGACAAACGAAAACCGTGA
- a CDS encoding AMP-binding protein: MNSPYQLTVFDFFHRNALMNGTGCALYYNGESRSHSQVFDDACRLTNGMAKLNLAAGTRVAIAAKNHPAFFHLFAAASALNLCLVLMNRRLGEDELAHVLDDTTPQVVIYDNDMEGKIEPLIQGRSGITHSYNLAGNFSTLYAPDTQGAVERASDSDPNLAYIIIHTAAVQGKPRGALLSQGNLILANLQLMHAYELNKTKAYLNILPLFHIMGVNIGLGTLMAGGKNVIMDQFSPKACLDLIQEQNVSIFGSFPPILGRILECIRSQDTPPDLACLEIATGLESVETAKLWETTTGSKFWIMYGQTETSGLITFSPILDQPGSAGLVSPLARMIIADDLDNALPPGSIGEILVKGPLVFKGYWNADDLNAFTFRNGWHHTGDMGQMDEKGYLYFRGRKPEKELIKPGGENVFPAEVENALASHVAIEQACVFGVPDEEFGEAIKAVCTLSTGYNIEEKELIAYTGTLIAGFKKPKFIVFADQLPLTSSGDIDRFAVKEKYSNGH, translated from the coding sequence ATGAACTCACCTTACCAACTGACTGTTTTTGATTTTTTCCACCGGAACGCGCTGATGAACGGCACAGGATGTGCCTTGTACTATAATGGGGAAAGCCGCAGCCACTCACAGGTGTTTGACGATGCCTGCCGGCTGACCAACGGCATGGCAAAATTGAATCTGGCCGCCGGGACCCGTGTGGCAATTGCAGCCAAAAACCACCCGGCATTTTTCCACCTGTTTGCCGCAGCCTCGGCCTTAAATCTGTGCCTGGTGCTCATGAACCGGCGCCTGGGCGAAGATGAACTTGCCCATGTTTTAGATGATACCACGCCCCAGGTGGTGATTTATGATAACGACATGGAGGGCAAAATAGAGCCGTTGATTCAGGGCAGATCCGGTATTACCCACAGCTATAATCTGGCAGGCAACTTTTCTACGCTTTATGCACCGGACACCCAGGGTGCCGTTGAACGGGCTTCTGATTCAGACCCCAATCTTGCCTACATCATCATCCACACCGCGGCTGTCCAGGGCAAACCACGGGGGGCCTTACTCAGTCAGGGAAATCTGATCCTGGCCAATCTTCAACTGATGCATGCCTATGAATTGAACAAAACAAAAGCCTACCTAAATATCCTGCCCCTGTTTCACATCATGGGGGTGAATATCGGACTTGGTACCCTTATGGCCGGCGGAAAAAATGTTATCATGGACCAATTTTCCCCCAAGGCGTGTCTTGATCTGATCCAGGAACAAAATGTGTCGATTTTCGGATCATTCCCGCCGATCCTGGGCCGGATTCTTGAGTGCATCCGATCCCAGGATACGCCACCGGATCTGGCCTGTCTTGAAATAGCCACAGGCCTTGAGTCGGTGGAGACGGCAAAACTGTGGGAAACCACCACAGGATCAAAATTCTGGATTATGTATGGGCAAACCGAAACCTCGGGGTTGATCACGTTCTCCCCGATTCTTGATCAGCCTGGATCTGCGGGCCTGGTATCTCCTCTGGCCAGGATGATCATTGCCGATGACCTGGACAATGCCCTGCCCCCGGGCAGCATCGGCGAAATTCTTGTCAAAGGTCCGCTGGTATTCAAAGGATACTGGAATGCTGATGATCTTAATGCTTTTACATTCAGAAACGGCTGGCACCACACCGGCGACATGGGCCAGATGGATGAAAAGGGATATCTTTATTTCAGAGGCCGCAAACCGGAAAAGGAGTTAATCAAACCCGGTGGAGAAAACGTATTTCCCGCAGAAGTGGAAAATGCCCTTGCCAGCCATGTGGCCATAGAGCAGGCATGTGTATTCGGGGTACCGGATGAGGAATTCGGAGAAGCCATCAAGGCTGTTTGCACCCTGAGCACCGGGTACAACATTGAAGAAAAAGAGCTGATTGCCTATACCGGCACCCTGATCGCCGGTTTCAAAAAACCAAAGTTCATTGTCTTTGCTGATCAATTACCCCTGACTTCTTCAGGTGACATCGACCGATTTGCAGTCAAGGAGAAATATAGCAACGGGCATTAA
- a CDS encoding twin-arginine translocase TatA/TatE family subunit, with translation MFGLGMPEILLILAIALIVIGPQKLPEVAKTLGKALGEFKRSAQDLKNSIDIETTVKEVKPKPASKKLKDVIKDIGTDDPKPHQASGETEASDTADDLKTSMSPDPNATETETKPPKA, from the coding sequence ATGTTTGGTCTAGGAATGCCGGAAATTTTGCTTATTCTGGCCATTGCACTTATCGTTATAGGCCCGCAGAAATTGCCGGAAGTGGCAAAAACCCTTGGTAAAGCCTTGGGGGAATTCAAACGCTCTGCCCAGGATTTGAAAAATTCCATTGATATTGAAACCACGGTAAAAGAGGTCAAGCCGAAGCCGGCCAGCAAAAAGCTCAAAGATGTTATCAAGGATATAGGCACGGATGACCCCAAACCACACCAGGCGTCTGGAGAAACGGAAGCCTCAGACACGGCGGATGACCTGAAAACAAGCATGTCCCCGGACCCGAATGCAACTGAAACCGAAACAAAGCCTCCCAAGGCGTAA